A segment of the Cohnella algarum genome:
GACCGACAAGCATGATGTTGCTCTTGGACAGCTCGACGTCTTCGATCTTGCTGTGGGAGTTGATCCGCTTGTAGTGATTGTACACGGCAACGGACAACGATTTTTTCGCTTGTTCCTGGCCGATGATATATTGATCCAGAATCGCGCAGATTTCTTTCGGCTTCGGAATGTCCTTCAGATCGAGCTCTTCCTCGTGGCCGAGCTCCTCCTCGACGATTTCCGTGCACAATTCGATGCATTCGTCACATATATAGACGCCGGGACCGGCGACCAATTTGCGTACCTGCTCTTGGGACTTGCCGCAGAACGAACATTTCAGCTGGCCTTTCTCATCGTTGTACTTAAACATGGTTACCCTCCTTTATCCGCTGACGGGAGCGGAAATGACCTTGTCGACCAATCCGTACGCAAGCGCTTCTTCGGCGCTCATAAAGTTGTCCCTGTCCGTATCCTTCTCGATTTTCTCGTACGGTTGACCGGTACGGTCGACGTAGATACGATTCAGTTTCTCCTTTGTCTTGATAATCCAATCCGCGTGGATTTTGATGTCCGACGCCTGGCCTCTTACGCCGCCGAGCGGCTGGTGAATCATGATTTCGCTGTTCGGCAGGGCGAAGCGCTTGCCTTTGGCTCCGGCCGTGAGCAGGAGGGAGCCCATGCTCGCGGCCATGCCGACGCAGATCGTGCTGACATCCGGTTTGATATACTGCATCGTATCATATATACCCATCCCGGCCGTTACCGATCCGCCGGGCGAATTAATGTAAAGACTGATATCCTTCTCCGGATCCTCCGCCGCCAAAAACAGCATTTGGGCGATGATGAGGTTGGCGACATCGTCATCAATCGCGCTGCCCAGAAAAATAATTCTGTCCTTCAGCAGCCGGGAATAGATGTCGTACGAGCGTTCCCCCCGATTGGTTTGTTCGATGACCATTGGCACCAGGTTCATGATATCCAACCTCTTTTCTTTAGTGGACTTCGAGCATCGGTAATATTCTAACACGTTACCATTCGAATGTCATGTTGGCGGGTTTGCCGCGGCCGCAAAGGCCTCGCGCCTTTATTATGTATTATATGCAAGGTGAAAAACAAGGCACGCGTCGAGCACGTGCCTTGTCGGGTATGCGGGTAAACCGTTTCTTAAGCTGTTTTGCTGTTCTCTACGACGAACTTAACCGCTTTGCGCACTTTCAAATCGCTTTGCAGCGTTTCGATGTAGCCGTTGGAGGTAAAGATCGCCCGAAGCTCGTCCGCGGGGCGGTTGTACATCTTCGACAGGTTTTCCAGTTCTTCGTTCAGCTCTTCGTCGGACACTTCGAGATTTTCGGCTTCCGCTACCGCTTCGAGCACCAGGTTGTTGCGAACCCGCTTTTGGGCATCGGCTTTCATCTGGGCTTTGAGCGCCTCTTCGTCCTGTCCGCTGAACTGGTAGTACAGGTCGAGATTCATGCCTTGCATTTTCAGGCGGTTTTCGAAATCCTTCAGCATGTTTTCGACTTCGTTGTCGATCATGACTTCCGGGATATCGATTTCCGCGGCTTCGGAAGCTTTGGAGATGACTTCGTTTTCCTTCTCCGCTTCGGCATCTTTGGCTTTGCGTTCTTTCAGCTTGCTCGCCAAATCGGCTTTGTATTCGTCCAGCGTTTCGAATTCGCTAACGTCCTTGGCGAATTCGTCATCCAGCGCCGGCAGGTTTTTGCGCTTGATTTCGTGCAGCTTCACCTTGAAGACGACCGCTTTGCCGGCCAGATTCTCCGCGTGGTATTCTTCCGGGAACGTGACGTTTACGTCTTTCTCTTCGGCGATGTTCAGGCCGACCACTTGCTCTTCGAAGCCGGGGATGAACGTCCCCGAGCCGAGCTCGAGCGAATGGCGCTCGCCTTTGCCGCCTTCGAACGGCTCGCCGTCCATGAAGCCTTCGAAATCGATAACGGCGATATCGCCTTGCTGGGCGGGACCTTCGTCCACGACGACCAGCTCGGCATGGCGCTGCTGCAGGCGCTCCAGTTCCTGCGCGATTTCTTCGTCCGACACTTCAAAGTCGGGAGCGGAAACTTCGATGCCCTTGTACTCGCCGAGCTTCACTTCCGGCTTGACGGTCACTTTCGCTTTGAACTTGAACGGCTGGCCTTTCGCGAATTGCTCGACGTCGACATCCGGACGATCTACCGGGTAAATGCCGGTTTGTTCGACCGCTTCGCTGTAAGCGCTCGGCAGCAAGATGTCGATCGCATCCTGATACAGGCTTTCGACGCCGAAACGGGCTTCGAAAATCGTGCGCGGCACTTTGCCTTTGCGGAAGCCCGGAACGTTGATTTTGCTGACGACTTTCTTGAACGCCTTGTTAAGGGCCTCGGCTACCTGTTCCGCTTCGACTTCTACCTCAAGGACGCCTACGTTCTTCTCTATTTTTTCCCAGTTTGTTTTCAACATTTCTGCTTTCCCCTCCGAAGGTACTTGCCGCTCCAATGCGACCGATTTACATAAACCATTCTATTATATACAACTATTTGAAGCATATCAAGACCGGCTTGACTTCTACCATTGTCCGCAACCCGCGCGAGCGCCGATCGCGGCGAAGCCGCCCCCGTCTCGACCCCTACGAAACGGGGCCGGGTTCGCCCGCGAACTGCCGCATCCAGCGAAGCGACTGCTCGTATTGAAAGCGGAGCTCGTCCGTAATTCCGTACTGTTCCCGGATATCCTCGTCGTTCTGCCGTCCGTGAAGCTTCTCGATCAAAAACTGGTGCAAAGCCGCCGCCCACAGATCGCACGAAGTATCGTCATCGCTTGCCATACGGGCGTATGCGGACGTTCCGTAGGCAACCTGCACGCATTCCTTCCACATCTCCTCGGCAAAGTAGGAAAGCGTCGGGTCGGAAACTTCCGCGGCCATCCGGACCCGCTCGAGCACCCGCTGAACGGAGGCCGGAAATTCCTCGTAGGACAGCGGCGTCGTTTCGACCTCGACGGTCAGCCATTCGCCGTCCCTTCCGATCCGCACCGGCCCCGTCAAGCCCGATTTGCGCAACAGCTGCAGCGCTTTGAACTGGACGGACGGGTAACGTTCGTCCGATTCCAGAAAACGCAGCAGGCTCGGCTCGACGTCCGGGTGGTCCAAATGCGACAATTGGCCGAGCATCAGCATCTGCTGCTCCGGATCGTCCGTTTCGATCAGCGTTCGCAGCAGCCGCGGAACGTAATCCGCATCCGCTTCCGCCCGCTCGTTCAGTCGGCGGCGCAAGTCGTCCTCGGCCTCCTCGAAACCGTCCAGGCCGTCCGGCAGCCGTCCTTCCCCCGCTTCGGGAAAAGCCGCCTCGAGCCAGCCGAGCAGCGCCTGCCATTCGACGTGGTGCTTCTCCGCTTCTCCGCCGCACTGCAGAAGAAATTCGAGCAGCGCCTTGGCATCGCCGTACCGTTCCGTTTCCAGCATGCGGGTCAATTGGATTTGATAATAATCCAACGTCTTGGGGAATAAGACCAGGTTGTCTTTGTGGGAGTCGGTCACGAAGCGCCCCTTCCTGCCGGCCGCCCGGCGTTCTACCGATTCACCCGCATTATAACACGAACGCCCGCCAAAATGGAAAATCCGCTCATGCCTTGCCGGGTTGGTCGATTTTTGTCCATGAAAAAGAAAAAACCTTGCAAGCAAGGCTTCACAGGTGCAATATTGGAGCGGGTGAAGGGAATCGAACCCTCGCCTCAAGCTTGGGAAGCTGGCGTTCTACCATTGAACTACACCCGCAAATCGGACTGCAAAGAAAATAATAGCACAGCCTGGAGCGAGAACGCAATATCGTTCGTTCCGACGCCATTCTTTTTTTCTACTATTTAAATAGTATTAGTCCTTTTGCATTACGAGCCATACGGACTCATGGCGCGGGCGTTCCGGCGAAAGCGGATTAACAAAAAAGGAAAGGAGCTCTCCCGCCGGCGAACGATCAGCCGGCAGGCCAAGCTCCTTGTCGTTAGGTACGGATTAGAAACGGCTGCCGCCAGCAAGCTGCTGTTCAGCCATTTCCACCAGGCGGCGGGTGATGTTGCCCCCGATGCGACCGGTGTCCTTCGTCAGCATGTTGCCGTAGTATCCGTCTTGCGGAATTTGGATGCCGAGTTGTTGGGCGATTTCGAATTTCATTTGGTCCAGTGCCGCCCGCGCTTGTTGAATCACGAGTTGATTCGAATTGCGGTTGTTATCAGCCATGATTATCACCTCCATGTTGTACAGGTTATTATGCTGCATCTTAATTCCTGCTATGCAAACTTTTTGCGAACTTTTCGATTTTTCGCCGGCCCGGGTTCGCGCGGTTTCAACCGGCCGGCGGCTTCGCGAGGTTGAACTGGCTCGCGAACATGCCGGCGTAGATGCCGTCCTCCTTGCGGACAAGATCGTCATGTGAGCCCTGCTCGACGATCCGGCCGTTGTCGACGACCAGGATCCGGTCCGCGTCGCGAATCGTGCTGAGCCGGTGGGCGATGATAAACGCCGTCCGCCCTTTCATCATTTCCAGCAGCGCGTTCTGAATATGCAGTTCGGTTCGGGTGTCGATGCTGCTGGTCGCTTCGTCCAAAATCAAAATCGAAGGCTCGGCCAGCATCACCCTCGCGATCGCGAGCAGCTGCCGCTCGCCCTGGCTCAAATTGCTGCCGTTTTCGGAGAGCTCCGTATCGTAACCGAGCGGCAGGCGGCGGATGAACCCGTCCGCATTCGCCGCCGCGGCGGCTCTTTTCATTTCGTCGTCCGACGCCTCGGGCTTCCCGTACTTGATATTGTCGCGAATCGTTCCCGAAAACAGGTACGTATCCTGGAGAACGATGCCGAACGTTCGCCGCAAGCTGTCCCGGGTATAGTCGCGAATATCGCGCCCGTCGATTTGAATGCGTCCTTCCGTCGCTTCGTAAAACCTTGTCAGCAATTGAACGATCGTCGTTTTCCCCGCTCCCGTGGGCCCGACCAGGGCGACGCTCGTGCCCGCCGGAACCTCGAACGAAATTTCGCCGAGAATCCGGGCTTCCGGACGGTAACCGAACGAGACGTTTTCAAAAACGACGCGTCCTTCCGCCTCCTCCAATTGTCGGGCGCCTTCCTTGTCTTCCGGCTCCTCCCGCTCGTCCATGACCTCAAGCACCCGCTCCGCTCCGGCAATGCCGGCTTGCAGCGTGTTGTAGACGCTCGCGATTTCGTTCAGCGGACGGACGAATTGCCGGGAATAGCTCAAAAAGCTGGCGATGACCCCGACCGACACGTCGCCCCCGACCGCAAGAGCGCCCCCGACGATCGCGACCGCCGCAAACCCGATATTGTTGATAACGCCGAGCAGCGGCATCAGAAAGCCCGACCAGATTTGCGCCTTGATGCCGGTTT
Coding sequences within it:
- the clpP gene encoding ATP-dependent Clp endopeptidase proteolytic subunit ClpP; its protein translation is MNLVPMVIEQTNRGERSYDIYSRLLKDRIIFLGSAIDDDVANLIIAQMLFLAAEDPEKDISLYINSPGGSVTAGMGIYDTMQYIKPDVSTICVGMAASMGSLLLTAGAKGKRFALPNSEIMIHQPLGGVRGQASDIKIHADWIIKTKEKLNRIYVDRTGQPYEKIEKDTDRDNFMSAEEALAYGLVDKVISAPVSG
- the tig gene encoding trigger factor, producing the protein MKTNWEKIEKNVGVLEVEVEAEQVAEALNKAFKKVVSKINVPGFRKGKVPRTIFEARFGVESLYQDAIDILLPSAYSEAVEQTGIYPVDRPDVDVEQFAKGQPFKFKAKVTVKPEVKLGEYKGIEVSAPDFEVSDEEIAQELERLQQRHAELVVVDEGPAQQGDIAVIDFEGFMDGEPFEGGKGERHSLELGSGTFIPGFEEQVVGLNIAEEKDVNVTFPEEYHAENLAGKAVVFKVKLHEIKRKNLPALDDEFAKDVSEFETLDEYKADLASKLKERKAKDAEAEKENEVISKASEAAEIDIPEVMIDNEVENMLKDFENRLKMQGMNLDLYYQFSGQDEEALKAQMKADAQKRVRNNLVLEAVAEAENLEVSDEELNEELENLSKMYNRPADELRAIFTSNGYIETLQSDLKVRKAVKFVVENSKTA
- a CDS encoding alpha/beta-type small acid-soluble spore protein → MADNNRNSNQLVIQQARAALDQMKFEIAQQLGIQIPQDGYYGNMLTKDTGRIGGNITRRLVEMAEQQLAGGSRF
- a CDS encoding ABC transporter ATP-binding protein; its protein translation is MPPANESGRREPPAANAAVPGGPRGHGGLRGGPVQKPKNFKATVGRLWSYFSGERKRLAAVLAFVLSGSALGLLGPYLVGVAVDAIAKEGGVDFRLLDLALIALIVSYVADAGFSFLQGWLMSGVSQRVVERLRGALFAKMHKLPLAFFDTRSHGEVMSRLSNDIDNVSTTVSQTTAQLMSGVFAIAGSLVMMLALSPLLTLATLVTVPLVFLLAGTIAKRTKILFKEQQAQLGALNGHIEETVSGMLAVKAFNREEDAVRRFDQANAKLAETGIKAQIWSGFLMPLLGVINNIGFAAVAIVGGALAVGGDVSVGVIASFLSYSRQFVRPLNEIASVYNTLQAGIAGAERVLEVMDEREEPEDKEGARQLEEAEGRVVFENVSFGYRPEARILGEISFEVPAGTSVALVGPTGAGKTTIVQLLTRFYEATEGRIQIDGRDIRDYTRDSLRRTFGIVLQDTYLFSGTIRDNIKYGKPEASDDEMKRAAAAANADGFIRRLPLGYDTELSENGSNLSQGERQLLAIARVMLAEPSILILDEATSSIDTRTELHIQNALLEMMKGRTAFIIAHRLSTIRDADRILVVDNGRIVEQGSHDDLVRKEDGIYAGMFASQFNLAKPPAG